One Egicoccus halophilus genomic region harbors:
- a CDS encoding S-layer homology domain-containing protein produces MYRALPVRRARRRGTIRHLTGGLAALVALVLAAGVLAPSAALAQDRPDLAGRFVDSVNAERVKRGLPRLQVAGDLTQVARRHSVRMADQNRLHHNPNLSTDVRNWQRLSENVGRGRSATSLHTAFMNSDGHRRNIVDDRVSQIGVGVEVRGNNVWVTKVFRRPTSAATTSPTTRFHDVGATSPHATPIGRLTASGVTSGCRTDRFCPGSQVTRGQIASFIGRAKGVLPADSGPYRDLASTATHAGNINGTTAASITTGCTTDRFCADRALTRAEMAEFLGRALGLRPAALRSFADVDPAHPQAGWIQALADAGVTSGCTSGTYCPEATVTRAQMASFLVRAFRL; encoded by the coding sequence GTGTACCGCGCCCTCCCCGTTCGTCGCGCTCGCCGCCGTGGCACGATCCGCCACCTGACGGGGGGGCTCGCCGCACTGGTCGCACTCGTGCTCGCCGCCGGTGTGCTCGCGCCCTCGGCGGCCCTCGCGCAGGACCGGCCCGATCTCGCCGGACGGTTCGTCGACAGCGTCAACGCCGAGCGCGTGAAGCGCGGCCTGCCCCGTCTGCAGGTCGCCGGCGACCTCACACAGGTCGCCCGACGCCACAGCGTGAGGATGGCCGATCAGAATCGCCTGCACCACAACCCCAACCTGTCGACCGACGTGCGCAACTGGCAGCGGCTCTCGGAGAACGTCGGTCGCGGCCGATCGGCGACGTCGCTGCACACCGCGTTCATGAACTCCGACGGTCACCGACGCAACATCGTCGACGACCGGGTGTCCCAGATCGGGGTCGGCGTCGAGGTGCGCGGCAACAACGTCTGGGTGACGAAGGTCTTCCGGCGTCCGACCTCGGCCGCGACGACCAGCCCCACGACCCGCTTCCATGACGTCGGGGCCACCAGCCCCCACGCCACACCGATCGGCCGGCTGACCGCGTCGGGGGTGACCAGCGGCTGCCGGACCGACCGCTTCTGCCCGGGCTCCCAGGTCACGCGCGGGCAGATCGCCAGCTTCATCGGCCGTGCCAAGGGCGTGCTGCCCGCGGACTCCGGGCCGTACCGGGACCTGGCCTCGACGGCGACGCACGCCGGGAACATCAACGGGACCACCGCCGCCAGCATCACCACCGGGTGCACGACCGATCGGTTCTGCGCCGACCGTGCGCTGACCCGCGCCGAGATGGCCGAGTTCCTGGGCCGCGCCCTCGGGCTGCGCCCCGCGGCGCTGCGCAGCTTCGCCGACGTCGATCCCGCCCATCCGCAGGCCGGCTGGATCCAGGCCCTCGCGGACGCGGGGGTCACCAGTGGGTGTACGTCGGGGACCTACTGTCCCGAGGCGACCGTCACCCGGGCGCAGATGGCCAGTTTCCTGGTTCGCGCCTTCCGGCTCTGA
- a CDS encoding S-layer homology domain-containing protein has translation MRSLFARALLVAMALAIAPPASQVDVVAIPEVVSEDLAVRVPTDRLSLASTGQDVPDAHRSDPIAAPIPFSMVGFRLPDGVDSVRVRTAGDDGNWDEWYELERIDEEDGPDAGTAEAANDRSQRYTDPVFVGEATRFQVEIPGQELVGLDAGELEVAATVLDTDGLSGGPVARRAVTVDGPVAEAATAPRVVTRSQWGARAYRGAPSFQDNVDLVVVHHTAGSNNYTKAQAAGIVRGIQSWHMDSNGWADIGYNVLVDRFGTIYEGREGGLTRGVVGAHAAGYNSGSFGISVMGNFVSVDAPQAAYEALADTIAWKAALHGFDPQGTTNRTYRGARVRTVTGHRDVGTTSCPGRISDRLWWLRDQAAKRSTTTPATGPAGGSTSAARFVDVTASAHHHDSIVTVHETRALLGFQVAGTDQWEFRPNQALNRGDMARAVAVGMGLEPKWNDWQGRFPDVNSSQAYWLGPYIAALVDAGIIQGYPDGTFRPGEPLRRDQMATFLHKAMNLRDARPTFVDVPAGSTHYWAIGAVQREGITMGVSPTEYGPTQTMRRDQSATLVVRAFDLQAR, from the coding sequence GTGCGCTCTCTGTTCGCTCGTGCGCTGCTGGTCGCCATGGCTCTGGCGATCGCACCGCCGGCATCGCAAGTCGACGTCGTCGCGATCCCCGAGGTCGTCAGCGAGGACCTCGCGGTACGCGTCCCGACCGACCGCCTCAGCCTGGCCAGCACCGGGCAGGACGTACCGGACGCGCACCGGTCCGATCCGATCGCCGCCCCGATCCCGTTCAGCATGGTCGGCTTCCGACTGCCCGACGGCGTCGACAGCGTCCGTGTCCGCACCGCCGGTGACGACGGCAACTGGGACGAGTGGTACGAACTCGAGCGGATCGACGAGGAGGACGGCCCCGACGCCGGGACCGCCGAAGCCGCCAACGACCGCTCCCAGCGCTACACCGACCCGGTGTTCGTCGGTGAGGCGACCCGCTTCCAGGTCGAGATCCCCGGTCAGGAGCTGGTCGGTCTGGACGCCGGCGAACTCGAGGTGGCCGCGACCGTGCTCGACACCGACGGGCTCTCGGGTGGTCCGGTCGCCCGCCGCGCCGTCACGGTCGACGGTCCGGTCGCCGAGGCCGCGACCGCCCCGCGCGTCGTGACGCGTTCGCAGTGGGGGGCCCGCGCCTACCGCGGCGCGCCCTCGTTCCAGGACAACGTCGACCTCGTCGTGGTGCACCACACGGCGGGCAGCAACAACTACACCAAGGCGCAGGCGGCCGGGATCGTGCGCGGCATCCAGAGCTGGCACATGGACAGCAACGGCTGGGCCGACATCGGTTACAACGTTCTCGTCGATCGCTTCGGCACCATCTACGAGGGGCGCGAGGGCGGGCTCACCCGTGGCGTCGTCGGTGCCCACGCGGCCGGCTACAACTCCGGGTCGTTCGGCATCTCGGTGATGGGCAACTTCGTCAGCGTCGACGCGCCACAGGCCGCCTACGAGGCACTGGCCGACACGATCGCGTGGAAGGCCGCCCTCCACGGCTTCGACCCGCAGGGGACGACGAACCGGACCTACCGGGGCGCTCGCGTGCGCACGGTCACCGGTCACCGCGACGTCGGTACGACCTCGTGCCCGGGGCGGATCAGCGACCGGCTGTGGTGGCTGCGCGACCAGGCGGCCAAGCGCTCGACCACGACTCCCGCGACGGGCCCGGCAGGTGGCTCGACGTCCGCCGCCCGATTCGTCGACGTGACCGCGAGCGCACACCACCACGACTCGATCGTCACCGTCCACGAGACCCGCGCGCTGCTCGGCTTTCAGGTCGCGGGCACCGACCAGTGGGAGTTCCGGCCCAACCAGGCGCTCAACCGCGGCGACATGGCACGTGCGGTCGCCGTCGGGATGGGTCTCGAGCCGAAGTGGAACGACTGGCAGGGCCGCTTCCCCGACGTCAACAGCAGTCAGGCCTACTGGCTCGGCCCCTACATCGCCGCGCTCGTGGACGCCGGCATCATCCAGGGGTATCCGGACGGCACCTTCCGGCCCGGCGAGCCCCTGCGCCGCGACCAGATGGCGACCTTCCTGCACAAGGCGATGAACCTGCGTGACGCACGCCCGACGTTCGTCGACGTGCCCGCCGGGAGCACGCACTACTGGGCGATCGGCGCCGTGCAGCGCGAAGGCATCACGATGGGCGTGTCCCCGACCGAGTACGGACCGACGCAGACGATGCGTCGGGACCAGTCGGCGACCCTGGTCGTGCGGGCCTTCGACCTCCAGGCCCGCTAG
- a CDS encoding GtrA family protein, whose protein sequence is MGTSTEARASGARGLRDARRLLRYGVSGTTAALVHLLALTALVELLAVRPVTASAMGFGCGLVVSYALQRRWVFATRRRHRRTLPRYLVVVGAGLAVNTLVLLVGTELFSHHYAWVQLAAFVAAPANNYVLNSLWTFR, encoded by the coding sequence GTGGGCACGAGCACGGAGGCGCGCGCGTCAGGTGCCCGTGGGCTGCGCGACGCGCGGCGCCTGCTGCGCTACGGCGTGTCGGGGACGACGGCCGCGCTCGTCCACCTGCTGGCGTTGACGGCGCTGGTCGAACTGCTCGCCGTTCGCCCGGTCACGGCCTCGGCGATGGGATTCGGGTGTGGGCTGGTGGTGTCGTACGCGCTCCAGCGGCGGTGGGTGTTCGCCACCCGACGTCGGCACCGGCGGACGCTGCCCCGCTACCTCGTCGTCGTCGGCGCGGGGCTGGCCGTGAACACCCTGGTCCTGCTGGTCGGCACCGAGCTCTTCTCCCACCACTACGCCTGGGTGCAGTTGGCCGCGTTCGTCGCGGCACCGGCCAACAACTACGTGCTCAACAGCCTGTGGACCTTCCGCTGA
- a CDS encoding UDP-glucose dehydrogenase family protein, translated as MDVAVIGVGHVGLVTAACLADLGHRVVGLDDDAAKIETLLTGGVPFHEPDLPQLVQEVTDSGALRFTTDLGEALADAEVVFVCVGTPPLPGGGPDLRFVERVGVEVASKVDHELVLVEKSTVPANTGRRLTHVIRREQQARGTQVTNVHVASNPEFLREGAAVHDTLNPDRIVYGTSSDFARDALRRVYAPLVERTGAPVVETDVNTAELIKHASNAFLATRISFINAVANVCDRVGADVEVVAQGMGMDARIGPAFLSAGLGYGGSCFPKDVDAFLHLSRQVGYDFRLLEEVGRINVGQREVVLDKLRDELWHLAGKTITVFGGAFKPGTDDLRESPGLHLARALIDEGATVRVYDPVASDGVRRELPDVAVFTDPLEASTGAHAVVVATDWPEVVDLDLGKLVAALDYPILVDGRNCLDPEAARAAGLRYHAIGRGHLEQH; from the coding sequence TTGGATGTAGCCGTCATCGGAGTCGGGCACGTCGGTCTGGTGACCGCGGCCTGCCTCGCCGACCTCGGACACCGCGTCGTCGGTCTCGACGACGACGCCGCGAAGATCGAGACCCTGCTCACGGGCGGGGTGCCGTTCCACGAGCCCGATCTGCCGCAGCTGGTGCAGGAGGTCACCGACTCGGGGGCGCTGCGCTTCACCACCGACCTCGGCGAGGCCCTCGCGGACGCCGAGGTCGTGTTCGTCTGCGTCGGGACGCCGCCACTGCCGGGAGGCGGGCCGGACCTGCGGTTCGTCGAGCGGGTGGGCGTCGAGGTGGCCTCGAAGGTCGATCACGAGCTGGTGCTGGTGGAGAAGTCCACCGTCCCGGCCAACACCGGCCGTCGGCTGACGCACGTCATCCGGCGCGAACAGCAGGCGCGCGGCACTCAGGTGACCAACGTCCACGTGGCCTCCAACCCGGAGTTCCTGCGCGAGGGCGCCGCCGTGCACGACACGCTCAATCCCGACCGCATCGTGTACGGGACGAGCTCCGACTTCGCCCGCGACGCGCTGCGGCGGGTCTACGCCCCGCTCGTCGAGCGCACGGGTGCCCCGGTGGTGGAGACCGACGTCAACACCGCCGAGCTCATCAAGCACGCCTCCAACGCCTTCCTCGCGACCCGCATCTCGTTCATCAACGCGGTCGCCAACGTGTGCGACCGGGTCGGTGCCGACGTCGAGGTGGTGGCGCAGGGCATGGGGATGGACGCCCGCATCGGCCCGGCGTTCCTGTCCGCCGGCCTGGGGTACGGCGGTTCGTGCTTCCCCAAGGACGTCGACGCGTTCCTGCACCTGTCGCGGCAGGTCGGCTACGACTTCCGCCTGCTCGAGGAGGTGGGCCGCATCAACGTCGGGCAGCGCGAGGTCGTGCTCGACAAGCTGCGCGACGAGCTGTGGCACCTGGCCGGCAAGACGATCACGGTCTTCGGCGGCGCCTTCAAGCCCGGCACCGACGACCTGCGCGAGTCCCCGGGCCTGCACCTGGCCCGCGCGCTGATCGACGAGGGTGCCACCGTGCGGGTGTACGACCCGGTCGCCTCGGACGGCGTGCGCCGTGAGCTGCCCGACGTGGCGGTGTTCACCGATCCACTCGAGGCGTCCACCGGTGCCCACGCGGTCGTGGTCGCCACCGACTGGCCGGAGGTCGTCGACCTCGACCTCGGGAAGCTGGTCGCCGCGCTCGACTACCCGATCCTCGTCGACGGCCGCAACTGCCTCGACCCGGAGGCGGCCAGGGCGGCCGGACTGCGCTACCACGCCATCGGTCGCGGTCACCTCGAGCAGCACTGA
- a CDS encoding SpoIID/LytB domain-containing protein codes for MGARRMRMPLVTAALVALLSATVAPVAAEPEVAGPEVAEPGEAEPGVVEPEEAEPEEAEPGVVEPEKVEPDEVRGTGATDTVAGTAVAPPADGFAVRPAVRAVGDPRPEVLFRGSGWGHGVGMSQYGAQAMARAGHAADEILQHYYPGTAVAQRPATMPVRVGLRQLHDAPFVRAVGGAVTWHACPAPADPTRRTHDDLCTALTTQPAGTTYHVCQAGTSQRVQTVACGAAGGTVVASATQPILRVHHHGVQIEAPGPNAARCQSDVRDGVGCYRWSAHDIVNVAPGRWNTVQYLRNLQQYLHGLAEMPASWNAAALQAQAIAGRTFALRTIGFRATCSCEILATPAHQAYGGHRTETASGGAWPRAVDATFAGGSGSVLTYDGALAQTFYSSSHGGRTEAVEDSWAYANNPVPYLRSVDDPWSLAEPHNFRSWTSSATNAAVAAHVSSGRSAALSRVERVQILSRTSGGTPREVRVSGVTAAGMPDTFVFTSRAADSPTLQAKRVAGASFRMHLPTTGHPTAAGSRLPSSQIAAIGFAPFTDDDGTTHEYAITWTALAGIAQGVGGARFAPGRDVTRGQMATFLYQTFAIPAPSVRGRFPDVADPDATHALAIDALAQAGVAGGFTDGMFRPGAPVTRAQMATFLTAAAGLRAPAGTADPFVDVRRQAAHGEAIAAVAAAGVAAGCTADGSGYCPGDPVSRGQMASFLRRVATR; via the coding sequence ATGGGCGCACGCCGGATGCGGATGCCGTTGGTCACGGCGGCCTTGGTCGCACTGTTGTCGGCGACGGTCGCGCCGGTCGCCGCCGAGCCGGAGGTCGCGGGGCCGGAGGTCGCCGAGCCAGGGGAGGCCGAGCCAGGGGTGGTCGAGCCCGAGGAGGCCGAGCCCGAGGAGGCCGAGCCCGGGGTGGTCGAGCCCGAGAAGGTCGAGCCCGACGAGGTGCGCGGGACCGGGGCGACCGACACGGTGGCGGGCACGGCCGTAGCCCCGCCGGCCGACGGGTTCGCCGTGCGGCCGGCCGTCCGGGCCGTCGGTGACCCGCGCCCGGAGGTCCTGTTCCGGGGGTCGGGATGGGGCCACGGCGTCGGGATGAGTCAGTACGGGGCGCAGGCCATGGCCCGCGCCGGACACGCCGCCGACGAGATCCTGCAGCACTACTACCCGGGGACCGCCGTGGCCCAGCGCCCGGCGACGATGCCCGTCCGGGTCGGGTTGCGCCAGCTGCACGACGCGCCGTTCGTGCGCGCCGTCGGCGGCGCCGTGACCTGGCACGCCTGTCCGGCACCGGCCGACCCGACCCGCCGCACGCACGACGACCTGTGCACCGCCCTGACCACGCAGCCGGCGGGCACCACCTACCACGTCTGCCAGGCCGGCACCTCGCAGCGGGTGCAGACCGTCGCGTGCGGGGCCGCGGGCGGCACCGTCGTCGCGTCCGCGACCCAGCCGATCCTGCGGGTGCACCACCACGGCGTGCAGATCGAGGCTCCCGGCCCCAATGCGGCGCGGTGCCAGTCCGACGTCCGCGACGGCGTCGGTTGCTATCGCTGGAGCGCCCACGACATCGTCAACGTCGCGCCGGGCCGCTGGAACACGGTGCAGTACCTGCGCAACCTCCAGCAGTACCTGCACGGGCTCGCAGAGATGCCAGCGTCGTGGAACGCGGCGGCGCTGCAGGCGCAGGCGATCGCCGGCCGCACCTTCGCGCTGCGCACCATCGGCTTCCGGGCCACCTGCAGCTGCGAGATCCTGGCGACCCCGGCGCACCAGGCCTACGGCGGCCACCGCACCGAGACGGCGAGCGGCGGTGCCTGGCCACGGGCGGTCGACGCCACCTTCGCCGGCGGCAGCGGCAGCGTGTTGACCTACGACGGCGCACTGGCGCAGACCTTCTACTCGTCCTCGCACGGCGGCCGCACGGAGGCGGTCGAGGACTCGTGGGCCTATGCCAACAACCCGGTGCCGTACCTGCGCAGCGTCGACGACCCGTGGTCGCTGGCCGAGCCGCACAACTTCCGCAGCTGGACGTCCAGCGCGACCAACGCCGCCGTCGCGGCGCACGTCTCCTCGGGCCGCTCCGCCGCGCTCTCGCGGGTGGAACGGGTGCAGATCCTCTCCCGCACCTCCGGTGGCACCCCGCGCGAGGTGCGGGTCAGCGGGGTGACCGCGGCCGGGATGCCCGACACGTTCGTCTTCACCTCCCGGGCAGCCGACTCACCGACGCTGCAGGCCAAGCGGGTCGCCGGGGCGTCGTTCCGGATGCACCTGCCGACGACCGGACACCCGACCGCGGCCGGTAGTCGGCTGCCGAGCTCGCAGATCGCCGCGATCGGGTTCGCGCCGTTCACCGACGACGACGGCACGACCCATGAGTACGCGATCACCTGGACCGCCCTGGCCGGCATCGCCCAGGGCGTCGGAGGAGCCCGCTTCGCGCCGGGCCGCGACGTCACCCGCGGGCAGATGGCGACGTTCCTCTACCAGACCTTCGCGATCCCGGCGCCCAGCGTCCGGGGTCGCTTCCCCGACGTGGCCGATCCCGACGCGACCCACGCCCTGGCGATCGATGCGTTGGCCCAGGCGGGTGTGGCGGGAGGCTTCACCGACGGCATGTTCCGCCCCGGTGCCCCGGTCACCCGGGCACAGATGGCGACGTTCCTCACGGCCGCCGCGGGGCTGCGCGCCCCGGCGGGAACGGCCGACCCCTTCGTCGACGTGCGGCGACAGGCCGCCCACGGCGAGGCGATCGCAGCGGTCGCGGCCGCCGGTGTGGCGGCCGGCTGCACGGCCGACGGCAGCGGGTACTGCCCGGGGGACCCCGTGTCCCGCGGACAGATGGCGAGCTTCCTGCGCCGGGTCGCCACGCGATGA
- a CDS encoding S8 family serine peptidase — protein MHGPPRPAAAVAQPVPVASAGASGDAVVVDGSLRLLLGWAPDAAAAARAQVLDTYGLAVSRAVSGSVDAVDVPPDEADALARRLRTQPEVELVEVDRWLWAAEHTVDEPVVDDPLFRDQWGLHNSGRPVEGRPTAAGTDVRAGAAWQRTRGAPEVLVALIDGGVDLAHPDLAGAIWTIPREAADGRDLDGNGYVDDLHGWNFVDDTPDVTNVSRQDWHGTAVAGIIAARADDGVGIAGMAPEVTLLPLRTFVVDGSGPGRATLAATLEAFAYARRAGADLVNASWVHPSDSRLLRAAVRDAGVPVVAAAGNDGHDLTVGPGTAFPAGYRLPNLVSVTAVGPSGGLPSYANVGRASIDVGAPGVRIRTTAPGAWQFADGTSFATPFVTGALALARTAYPDAAAADLVDAVSWTSRVTVGTRDTTISRGMLDAAALLDGLDRPVCGHGVLGAPPFPDVPAGATHATAISCLRTNGVTVGDRQGRYGPGATLTRGQLATLLLGTLAAAGVELPAATAQPFTDVEHSVHRDAIERLAAVGIAQGDRSDRFLPDRPVTRAQLAALAGRVHVFATGEARAPSRNWFADDDASTHAAAVDVARDLGVVRGVAVLRFAPGGDTRRDQAASVLARLLDALARAGA, from the coding sequence GTGCACGGACCGCCGCGGCCGGCAGCCGCCGTCGCGCAACCCGTACCGGTGGCGAGCGCCGGTGCGTCCGGGGACGCGGTGGTCGTCGACGGGTCGCTGCGACTGCTGCTCGGTTGGGCCCCGGACGCCGCCGCGGCGGCGCGGGCACAGGTGCTCGACACGTACGGACTGGCGGTGTCGCGCGCCGTGAGCGGCTCGGTCGACGCGGTGGACGTGCCCCCGGACGAGGCGGACGCACTCGCGAGGCGTCTGCGCACGCAGCCGGAGGTCGAGCTGGTCGAGGTGGACCGCTGGCTGTGGGCGGCCGAGCACACGGTCGACGAGCCCGTGGTCGACGACCCGCTGTTCCGCGACCAGTGGGGGCTGCACAACTCCGGTCGCCCCGTCGAGGGCCGCCCGACCGCCGCCGGGACCGACGTGCGCGCCGGAGCGGCCTGGCAGCGCACCCGTGGCGCCCCCGAGGTCCTCGTCGCGCTCATCGACGGCGGGGTCGATCTCGCCCACCCCGACCTGGCCGGTGCGATCTGGACCATCCCGCGCGAGGCGGCCGACGGCCGGGACCTCGACGGCAACGGCTACGTCGACGACCTGCACGGCTGGAACTTCGTCGACGACACCCCGGACGTGACCAACGTCTCACGCCAGGACTGGCACGGAACGGCGGTCGCGGGGATCATCGCGGCGCGCGCCGACGACGGCGTCGGGATCGCGGGCATGGCGCCCGAGGTGACGCTGCTGCCCCTGCGTACCTTCGTCGTGGACGGTTCCGGTCCCGGGCGTGCCACGCTGGCCGCCACGCTCGAGGCGTTCGCGTACGCCCGACGGGCCGGAGCCGACCTGGTCAACGCCTCGTGGGTGCACCCGTCCGACAGCCGGCTGCTGCGGGCGGCGGTCCGCGACGCCGGCGTGCCGGTCGTGGCCGCGGCGGGCAACGACGGACACGACCTCACCGTGGGGCCGGGAACGGCCTTCCCGGCCGGCTACCGCCTGCCGAACCTGGTCAGCGTGACCGCCGTCGGGCCTTCGGGTGGCCTGCCGTCCTACGCCAACGTCGGACGGGCCAGCATCGACGTCGGCGCCCCCGGCGTACGGATCCGCACGACTGCTCCGGGCGCGTGGCAGTTCGCCGACGGCACCTCGTTCGCGACCCCGTTCGTGACGGGGGCACTGGCGCTGGCCCGCACGGCGTACCCGGACGCGGCCGCCGCCGATCTCGTCGACGCGGTGTCGTGGACCTCGCGGGTGACGGTGGGCACGCGGGACACGACCATCTCGCGCGGGATGCTCGACGCGGCAGCGTTGCTCGACGGGCTCGACCGTCCCGTGTGCGGCCACGGTGTGCTCGGCGCGCCGCCGTTCCCCGACGTCCCGGCGGGGGCGACCCACGCCACGGCGATCAGCTGTCTGCGCACCAACGGGGTGACGGTCGGTGACCGGCAGGGTCGTTACGGCCCCGGTGCGACGCTCACGCGTGGGCAGCTGGCGACCCTGCTGCTGGGCACCCTGGCCGCCGCGGGGGTCGAGCTCCCGGCCGCCACCGCCCAGCCGTTCACCGACGTGGAGCACTCGGTGCACCGCGATGCCATCGAGCGTCTGGCCGCGGTCGGCATCGCGCAGGGGGACCGGTCGGATCGCTTCCTCCCCGACCGCCCGGTGACCCGCGCGCAGCTGGCCGCGCTCGCCGGGCGGGTCCACGTGTTCGCCACCGGTGAGGCCCGGGCTCCCAGCCGCAACTGGTTCGCCGACGACGACGCCAGCACGCACGCCGCCGCCGTCGACGTGGCGCGCGACCTCGGGGTGGTCCGCGGCGTGGCCGTGCTGCGGTTCGCCCCCGGCGGCGACACCCGCCGCGACCAGGCGGCGAGTGTGCTGGCCCGGTTGCTCGACGCCCTGGCGCGCGCCGGGGCGTGA